Proteins from a single region of Gordonia hongkongensis:
- a CDS encoding DNA-directed RNA polymerase subunit alpha: MLISQRPTLTEEVLAENRSKFVIEPLEPGFGYTLGNSLRRTLLSSIPGAAITSIRIDGVLHEFTTVAGVKEDVTDIILNLKGLVVSSDEDEPVTMYVRKQGPGTVTGADIVPPAGVTVHNPDLHIATLNDKGKLEIELVVERGRGYVPAVQNKASGAEIGRIPVDSIYSPVLKVTYKVEATRVEQRTDFDRLVLDVETKNSISARDALASAGKTLVELFGLARELNVEAEGIEIGPSPAEADHIASFSLPIEDLELTVRSYNCLKREGVHTVGELVARTESDLLDIRNFGQKSIDEVKVKLHALGLSLKDSPASFDPSQVAGYDPATGTWSEDASFDADSGEDFAETEQL; the protein is encoded by the coding sequence ATGCTCATCTCACAGCGACCCACCCTCACCGAGGAAGTCCTCGCCGAGAACCGCTCGAAGTTCGTCATCGAGCCGCTCGAGCCGGGCTTCGGCTACACCCTCGGCAACTCACTGCGTCGTACCCTGCTCAGCTCGATCCCGGGTGCAGCCATCACCAGCATCCGCATCGACGGTGTCCTCCACGAGTTCACCACCGTGGCCGGGGTCAAGGAGGATGTCACCGACATCATCCTGAACCTCAAGGGCCTCGTGGTCAGCTCGGACGAGGACGAGCCGGTCACCATGTACGTGCGCAAGCAGGGTCCGGGCACCGTCACCGGTGCCGACATCGTGCCCCCGGCCGGTGTCACCGTGCACAACCCCGATCTGCACATCGCCACCCTGAACGACAAGGGCAAGCTCGAGATCGAGCTCGTCGTCGAGCGGGGCCGCGGCTACGTCCCGGCCGTGCAGAACAAGGCGTCGGGTGCCGAGATCGGCCGCATCCCGGTCGACTCGATCTACTCGCCGGTGCTCAAGGTGACCTACAAGGTCGAGGCCACCCGTGTCGAACAGCGCACCGACTTCGATCGACTGGTGCTCGATGTGGAGACCAAGAACTCGATCAGTGCGCGTGACGCACTGGCGTCGGCGGGCAAGACCCTGGTGGAGCTGTTCGGGCTCGCCCGGGAGCTCAACGTCGAGGCCGAGGGCATCGAGATCGGGCCGTCGCCGGCCGAGGCCGACCACATCGCGTCGTTCAGCCTGCCGATCGAGGATCTCGAGCTGACCGTTCGTTCCTACAACTGCCTCAAGCGCGAGGGTGTGCACACCGTCGGCGAGCTGGTTGCGCGGACCGAGTCGGATCTGCTCGACATCCGCAACTTCGGTCAGAAGTCGATCGACGAGGTCAAGGTCAAGCTGCACGCGCTCGGCCTGTCCCTCAAGGACAGCCCGGCCAGCTTCGATCCGTCGCAGGTCGCGGGTTACGACCCGGCCACCGGCACGTGGTCGGAAGACGCGTCCTTCGACGCCGATTCCGGTGAGGATTTCGCGGAGACCGAGCAGCTGTAG
- the rpsD gene encoding 30S ribosomal protein S4 has protein sequence MARYTGPATKKSRRLRVDLIGGDAAFERRPYPPGQHGRSRIKESEYLLQLQEKQKARFTYGVLEKQFRRYYEEANRRTGKTGDELLKILETRLDNVIYRSGIARTRRQARQLVSHGHFTVNGVKVDVPSYRVSQYDIIDVRPKSLQTVPFQIAKELVGDRPVPGWLQVVPSTLRVLVHSVPERAQIDVPLTEQLIVEFYSK, from the coding sequence ATGGCTCGTTATACCGGCCCCGCAACCAAGAAGTCTCGTCGTCTTCGCGTCGACCTGATCGGTGGAGACGCTGCCTTCGAGCGTCGCCCCTACCCGCCCGGCCAGCACGGCCGCTCGCGGATCAAGGAGAGCGAGTACCTGCTCCAGCTGCAGGAGAAGCAGAAGGCGCGCTTCACCTACGGCGTCCTGGAGAAGCAGTTCCGCCGCTACTACGAAGAGGCGAACCGTCGCACCGGCAAGACCGGTGACGAACTGCTGAAGATCCTCGAGACCCGTCTCGACAACGTGATCTACCGCTCCGGCATCGCGCGTACCCGTCGCCAGGCCCGCCAGCTGGTCAGCCACGGCCACTTCACCGTCAACGGTGTGAAGGTCGACGTGCCCAGCTACCGCGTCAGCCAGTACGACATCATCGATGTCCGCCCGAAGTCGCTGCAGACCGTCCCGTTCCAGATCGCCAAGGAGCTCGTCGGCGATCGTCCGGTTCCGGGTTGGCTCCAGGTCGTGCCGTCGACCCTGCGTGTTCTCGTGCACAGCGTGCCCGAGCGTGCCCAGATCGATGTCCCGCTGACCGAGCAGCTCATCGTCGAGTTCTACTCGAAGTAA
- the rpsK gene encoding 30S ribosomal protein S11, whose amino-acid sequence MPPKSRSAGPKKGTRRRDKKNVPHGHAHIKSTFNNTIVSISDPSGNIISWASSGHVGFKGSRKSTPFAAQLAAENAARKAQEHGVKKVDVFVKGPGSGRETAIRSLQAAGLEVGTISDVTPQPHNGCRPPKRRRV is encoded by the coding sequence ATGCCTCCGAAGTCACGTAGCGCAGGCCCCAAGAAGGGCACCCGCCGTCGCGATAAGAAGAACGTCCCGCACGGCCACGCACACATCAAGTCGACGTTCAACAACACCATCGTGTCGATCAGCGATCCCAGCGGCAACATCATCAGCTGGGCATCGTCGGGCCACGTCGGTTTCAAGGGCTCGCGCAAGAGCACCCCGTTCGCGGCTCAGCTCGCGGCCGAGAACGCTGCGCGCAAGGCCCAGGAGCACGGCGTCAAGAAGGTCGACGTGTTCGTCAAGGGACCGGGTTCGGGTCGCGAGACCGCCATCCGCTCCCTGCAGGCAGCCGGCCTCGAGGTCGGCACCATTTCCGATGTCACCCCGCAGCCGCACAACGGTTGCCGTCCGCCCAAGCGGCGTCGGGTCTAG
- the rpsM gene encoding 30S ribosomal protein S13, with product MARVAGVDLPREKRLEIALTYIYGVGRTTSKEILEGTGLSPDLRAKDLTDADVSKLREYIEASVKVEGDLRREVQADIRRKIEIGCYQGLRHRRGLPVRGQRTKTNARTRKGPKKTIAGKKK from the coding sequence ATGGCACGTGTTGCTGGTGTGGATCTCCCCCGCGAGAAGCGGCTGGAGATCGCACTGACCTACATCTACGGAGTTGGGCGTACCACCTCCAAGGAGATCCTCGAGGGAACGGGCCTGAGCCCTGACCTCCGAGCGAAGGATCTCACCGACGCAGACGTCTCGAAGCTGCGTGAGTACATCGAAGCCTCGGTGAAGGTCGAGGGTGACCTCCGTCGCGAGGTGCAGGCCGACATCCGTCGCAAGATCGAGATCGGCTGCTACCAGGGTCTGCGCCACCGTCGTGGCCTGCCCGTTCGTGGACAGCGCACCAAGACCAATGCCCGCACTCGCAAGGGCCCGAAGAAGACCATCGCCGGGAAGAAGAAGTAA